A window of the Loxodonta africana isolate mLoxAfr1 chromosome 3, mLoxAfr1.hap2, whole genome shotgun sequence genome harbors these coding sequences:
- the LOC111750528 gene encoding LOW QUALITY PROTEIN: protein KPLCE-like (The sequence of the model RefSeq protein was modified relative to this genomic sequence to represent the inferred CDS: substituted 2 bases at 2 genomic stop codons): MCDQQEQQHFSSSCVKGLKLGSVQSTKCTSVKCAAPCETKTVSVVCPDPCQTQTYVKCSVPCQTTCVKCPTPCQTQTYVKCPAPCXTTYVKCPPPCQTQTYVKCPVPCQIMYVKCPVPCQTTYVNCLVPFQTTYVXCPILCQTTYVKCPTPCQTQTYYVQCSSPCQTYYVQAPASSTVQSSGSQGCSLTHAVIVVAAVWELSP; encoded by the coding sequence ATGTGCGACCAACAGGAGCAGCAACATTTTTCTTCCTCCTGTGTGAAAGGTTTGAAACTGGGGTCAGTGCAAAGCACAAAATGCACGTCTGTGAAATGTGCAGCTCCATGCGAGACTAAAACTGTTAGTGTGGTGTGTCCTGACCCGTGCCAGACTCAGACCTACGTGAAATGCTCTGTTCCATGCCAGACGACATGTGTGAAATGCCCAACTCCATGCCAGACTCAGACCTACGTAAAATGCCCTGCACCATGCTAGACAACATATGTGAAATGCCCACCTCCATGCCAGACTCAAACCTATGTGAAATGCCCAGTTCCCTGTCAGATAATGTATGTGAAATGCCCAGTTCCGTGCCAGACGACCTATGTGAATTGCCTAGTTCCGTTCCAGACGACCTATGTGTAATGCCCAATTCTGTGCCAGACGACCTATGTGAAATGTCCAACTCCCTGCCAGACCCAGACATATTATGTCCAGTGCTCTTCTCCTTGCCAGACCTACTATGTGCAGGCTCCTGCAAGCAGCACAGTGCAGAGCTCAGGATCCCAGGGTTGTAGCCTGACCCATGCTGTGATTGTGGTTGCTGCTGTTTGGGAATTATCCCCATGA